A single region of the Sorghum bicolor cultivar BTx623 chromosome 7, Sorghum_bicolor_NCBIv3, whole genome shotgun sequence genome encodes:
- the LOC8080611 gene encoding putrescine hydroxycinnamoyltransferase 1, whose translation MTKQVVVVDTALVAPSEETPRQPLWLSNLDLAVPRTHTPLVYYYPAPAQGGAALGTGSFAPDRLRAALAVALVPFYPLAGRLGVGPDGRLQIECNSNGALFVVANADLTGADVFDDYEPSAEVRNTFVPVADSGDATSSPMAMFQVTFLKCGGVVLGTAIHHAAMDGVGAFQFMQTWSGVARGLQVAEACGPQAPFHDRTLLRARCPPCPTSDHFVYSPGFLSGRPRAYVTRVYAVSPKLLADVKSRCAPGVSTYCALTAHLWRCVCVARGLAPGADTLLGLPANVRHRLRPPLPRTFFGNAVVRDLVTAPVSTVLDSSLGSVAETIKKAVDRVDDAFARSVLDYLELQQNNAGGGGQQAQAAQAPSREQLVPATDLWAVSWLGMAMYDADFGTGAPRFVAPAQMFGVGTAYMTPRGPDRDDGIAVLISLEPEYLPSFEKVFFYNE comes from the exons atgacgaagcaagtggtggtggtggacacCGCGCTGGTGGCGCCAAGCGAGGAGACGCCGCGGCAGCCTCTGTGGCTGTCCAACCTCGACCTGGCCGTGCCGCGGACGCACACGCCGCTCGTCTACTACTACCCGGCACCGGCGCAGGGCGGCGCCGCCCTGGGCACGGGCTCCTTCGCGCCCGACCGGCTGAGGGCCGCGCTGGCCGTCGCTCTGGTGCCATTCTACCCACTCGCCGGCCGGCTCGGTGTTGGCCCGGACGGCCGGCTGCAGATCGAGTGCAACAGCAACGGCGCGCTCTTCGTCGTCGCCAACGCGGACCTCACCGGCGCCGACGTCTTTGACGACTACGAGCCGTCGGCGGAGGTCAGGAACACTTTTGTGCCGGTAGCGGACTCCGGCGATGCGACCAGCAGCCCCATGGCCATGTTCCAG GTGACGTTCCTCAAGTGCGGCGGCGTGGTGCTCGGCACGGCCATCCACCACGCGGCCATGGACGGCGTCGGCGCGTTCCAGTTCATGCAGACGTGGTCCGGGGTGGCACGCGGCCTCCAAGTCGCGGAGGCGTGCGGGCCGCAGGCGCCGTTCCACGACCGGACCCTGCTGCGGGCGCGGTGCCCGCCGTGCCCGACCTCGGACCACTTCGTCTACTCCCCGGGGTTCCTCAGCGGGCGGCCCCGGGCCTACGTGACCCGCGTGTACGCCGTCTCGCCGAAGCTCCTCGCCGACGTCAAGTCCCGCTGCGCGCCCGGCGTGTCCACCTACTGCGCCCTCACCGCGCACCTGTGGCGCTGCGTGTGCGTCGCGCGCGGGCTGGCGCCCGGGGCCGACACCCTGCTCGGCCTGCCAGCCAACGTCCGGCACCGCCTGCGGCCCCCGCTACCGCGCACCTTCTTCGGGAACGCCGTCGTGCGCGACCTCGTCACCGCCCCCGTCAGCACCGTCCTCGACAGCTCGCTCGGGTCCGTGGCGGAGACCATCAAGAAGGCGGTGGACCGCGTCGACGACGCCTTCGCGCGGTCGGTGCTGGACTACCTGGAGCTGCAGCAGAATaatgcaggcggcggcggccagcagGCCCAGGCGGCGCAGGCGCCCAGCAGGGAGCAGCTCGTGCCGGCGACGGATCTGTGGGCGGTGAGCTGGCTGGGGATGGCCATGTACGACGCCGACTTCGGCACGGGCGCGCCCCGGTTCGTCGCGCCGGCGCAGATGTTCGGCGTCGGCACGGCGTATATGACGCCGCGCGGTCCGGACAGGGACGACGGCATCGCCGTGCTCATCTCGCTGGAGCCCGAGTACTTGCCGAGCTTTGAGAAGGTCTTCTTCTATAACGAGTGA